In Bacteroides coprosuis DSM 18011, the following are encoded in one genomic region:
- a CDS encoding sulfatase (COGs: COG1368 Phosphoglycerol transferase and related protein alkaline phosphatase superfamily~InterPro IPR000917~KEGG: bfr:BF3431 putative sulfatase~PFAM: Sulfatase~SPTR: Putative uncharacterized protein;~IMG reference gene:2504105839~PFAM: Sulfatase) — protein sequence MFQRIIPLIKFFILLLIFFIIQKPIFMGYHAGIYSELNLKTIAAVIQAGLPMDITMACYFLVIPTILGFISIFWISKSLLTILKCYSLFISTIIALLFIIDLQLYSYWGFRLDTTPLFYFVSSPRSAMASITLPEYILGLVGIPSIIAILYFCITKVVLKPKYWLTTNSLKIKSTLLLCVSLGLIFLGIRGGWTVSTMNLSRVYFSTDEKLNQAAINPIFSLMESSMKEQNFSKQFQYFSKEKANNLVDSLNHRISDEIETRNLLKITQPNIYLVLLESFSVPLMETKVEGKTITPHLNAIADSSIYFTQFYANSFRTDRGLISILSGFPSQPNTSVMKYTRKTQKLPSISSTLKNAGYDLSYFYGGDINFTNLNAYLKGAGFEYIVSDKDFPIQQKLSKWGVHDEFVFDKAIEYLKVRRQEKPHFSIIQTSSSHEPFEVPIHQFESNKANAFAYTDKCLSNFIENLKTIGEWENSLIILIPDHQGAFPENLSNNSLDRYHIPLIWTGGAISKPDTIHTIGSQIDLAATLLAQLQLPQQDFNYSKNLLDSNAMHYGYFSFPEFAGLWTKEGGVILNLKSAQVQSIGEKEEPFLSQLKAYIQKVYLDMDAL from the coding sequence TGAAGACTATTGCAGCTGTCATCCAAGCAGGGTTACCCATGGATATTACCATGGCTTGTTATTTTTTAGTAATACCTACTATACTTGGTTTTATCTCCATCTTTTGGATTAGTAAATCTCTACTAACTATACTTAAATGTTATTCCTTATTTATTAGTACTATAATAGCTCTTTTATTTATTATTGATTTACAATTGTACAGCTATTGGGGATTTAGATTGGATACTACTCCTTTGTTTTACTTCGTATCTTCACCCCGGAGTGCTATGGCTAGTATCACTTTACCTGAGTATATTCTAGGATTAGTTGGAATTCCTTCTATTATAGCTATTCTATACTTCTGTATCACTAAGGTTGTGTTAAAACCTAAATATTGGCTCACTACAAATTCGCTTAAAATTAAAAGTACACTTCTTCTTTGCGTAAGCCTTGGCCTAATTTTCTTAGGGATCCGTGGCGGCTGGACAGTCTCTACAATGAATCTGAGTAGGGTCTATTTTAGTACCGATGAAAAACTAAACCAAGCTGCCATAAATCCTATTTTTAGCTTAATGGAGTCGAGTATGAAAGAGCAAAACTTTTCCAAGCAATTCCAATATTTCTCAAAGGAAAAAGCTAACAACTTAGTAGATAGTCTCAATCATAGAATATCAGATGAAATCGAAACGAGAAATCTATTAAAAATCACCCAACCTAATATTTATTTAGTACTTCTTGAAAGCTTTTCTGTTCCTCTTATGGAAACTAAAGTAGAAGGAAAAACGATTACTCCACACTTAAATGCCATAGCCGACTCTTCTATTTATTTTACCCAGTTTTATGCAAATAGCTTTCGTACAGATAGAGGACTTATATCCATATTGAGTGGCTTTCCCTCACAGCCCAATACGAGTGTGATGAAATATACTCGTAAAACTCAAAAATTACCAAGTATTTCCTCTACATTGAAGAATGCAGGATATGATTTAAGCTATTTTTATGGGGGAGATATTAATTTTACGAATCTCAATGCTTATCTAAAAGGAGCTGGATTTGAATATATAGTATCAGACAAAGATTTCCCTATTCAACAAAAACTAAGCAAATGGGGTGTACATGATGAATTTGTTTTTGACAAAGCCATAGAATATTTAAAAGTCAGGAGGCAAGAAAAACCTCATTTCTCTATTATTCAAACATCGAGTAGTCACGAACCCTTTGAAGTGCCAATTCATCAATTTGAAAGTAATAAAGCAAATGCTTTTGCCTATACAGATAAATGCCTTTCTAATTTTATAGAAAATTTAAAAACAATTGGAGAATGGGAAAATAGCCTCATCATTTTAATCCCTGATCATCAAGGAGCATTTCCAGAAAACTTGTCTAACAATTCACTAGACCGTTATCACATTCCTCTCATATGGACTGGTGGTGCCATATCCAAACCTGATACCATACACACCATAGGTTCACAAATAGATTTAGCTGCAACTCTTTTAGCTCAACTTCAATTACCTCAACAAGATTTCAACTATAGCAAAAACCTGCTAGACAGTAATGCTATGCATTATGGTTATTTTTCGTTTCCTGAGTTTGCAGGACTATGGACAAAAGAGGGAGGAGTTATTCTCAACTTAAAGTCGGCACAAGTCCAAAGCATAGGGGAAAAAGAAGAGCCTTTTCTATCTCAGCTCAAAGCATACATACAAAAAGTTTATTTAGATATGGATGCTCTCTAA
- a CDS encoding hypothetical protein (KEGG: bth:BT_2509 putative transcriptional regulator~SPTR: Putative uncharacterized protein;~IMG reference gene:2504105840), giving the protein MLLRKDFCMWLVNTLQHQNLTYKEIQTRWMNSPLNNEKKEIPQRSFTRYCRYAESLFDIEIKCARTKGFRYVLSGDENDSPLKEIHQWLLSAHKITSLTERIKNNKNVVVEAPPTGYEHLNIIFDAIDNSQGLKIHYQSHHSNKPKDYIIAPSFVRLFKQRWYVIGEELKKKQPYTFALERIHDIELTQTKYFISDENSEMLNLKNYYEHCFGITRVGKPIRIQFRAYSPQNLYIQDVPIHSSQSILQKTAKYTDFEIYVRPTFDLIQELLSNREMLEILGPKNFRDEIKSTIQSMLNLYQD; this is encoded by the coding sequence ATGCTACTTAGAAAAGATTTTTGCATGTGGTTAGTCAACACGCTACAGCATCAGAACTTAACATATAAAGAGATACAAACAAGGTGGATGAATTCACCCTTGAACAACGAAAAAAAAGAGATACCTCAACGTTCTTTTACAAGATATTGCAGATATGCAGAAAGTCTTTTTGACATTGAAATAAAATGCGCAAGAACAAAAGGTTTTCGATATGTATTATCAGGAGACGAAAATGATAGCCCACTAAAAGAAATACATCAATGGCTATTAAGTGCTCATAAAATTACAAGTTTGACGGAGCGAATAAAGAATAATAAAAATGTAGTGGTAGAAGCTCCTCCTACTGGATATGAACACCTAAACATCATTTTCGATGCAATAGATAATTCTCAAGGACTAAAGATACATTATCAGTCACACCATAGTAATAAACCAAAAGACTACATTATTGCTCCTAGCTTTGTTAGGCTATTTAAACAGAGATGGTATGTTATTGGAGAGGAATTAAAAAAGAAACAACCTTATACTTTTGCTTTAGAAAGGATTCATGATATTGAATTAACTCAAACTAAATATTTCATTTCAGATGAAAACAGTGAAATGCTTAATCTAAAAAATTATTATGAACATTGTTTTGGTATCACTCGTGTAGGCAAACCTATTCGCATTCAGTTTAGAGCCTACTCTCCTCAAAATTTGTATATACAAGATGTGCCAATACACTCTTCACAAAGTATATTACAAAAAACAGCCAAATATACAGATTTTGAAATTTATGTAAGACCCACTTTCGACTTAATACAAGAGCTACTAAGTAATCGAGAAATGTTGGAAATACTTGGACCAAAGAACTTTAGAGATGAAATAAAATCGACTATACAGAGTATGCTTAATTTGTATCAAGATTAA